The segment TACTTTTCCATCAGGCGGAAATATTGTTTGGGAATGGCATTTATGGGATCACCTTGTACAAAATTACAGTTCTACAAAACCAAACTACGGAGTGATTGAAGACCATCCCGAATTACTTAATTTAAATTATTTAGGAACAGGATTAAATTATACCGAATGGCAGCATTTCAATTCTATTGACTACAATGCCGAGCACGACCAGATTTTAATTTCTTCACGTTATATGTGCGAAATTTATATTATCGACCATAGCACTACAACTGCCGAAGCTGCAGGTCATACCGGTGGTGTTTCGGGAAAAGGCGGAGATTTTTTATATCGTTGGGGAAATCCCGAAGCATATAACCGTGGCACTGTTGCAGACAGAAAACTATTTGATCAACATTGTGCAAAATGGATTACAGATTTCTTACTAGACTCTAATAAAATTATTATTTTTAATAATGGTGTTAACAGACCCGGTGGAAATATTTCTTCTGTTGATATAATGTTACCACCAAAAGATTCTTTGGGAAATTATTTTATTGATACTTCAAATACTTTTGGACCGGATACAACAGATTGGACTTATACTTCAGCAGGAATGTATGCTGTAAGAGTTTCTGGTGCACAAAGATTAAATAATGGAAACACTTTAATTACTCTTGGACCACAAGCAGATATTTTTGAAATTGATAACAATAAAAATAAAATCTGGGAATATATCGGGCCAGTAGATAATAACGGACCAGCTGATCAGGGAACAAATTTAATTTCTAATTCTTTTTTTAAAGCATTAAGATATAATCCCGATTTCCCGGGTTTTACAGGACACGACTTAACCCCAGAACTACCAATAGAAGTTAACCCATTACCTTATGAATGCAGTACAACAAATATTAAAATAATTAATAACAAAGAAAATAATATTTCAGTTTTTCCTAACCCAGGCTCAGATAAGATTTATATAAAAGGATTAGTAACCTCTTACAGTTATAAAATATATGATATTACTGGGAAAATATTAATTACCGGAAATTCTAACAACGAGCAGAATATTAACATCTCAAAACTAACAGATGGAATTTATTTTATTAAAATTAATTCGGATAATATAGTTGAGACTTTTAAAATTATTAAAAATGGTAATTAATAAAAATTTGATTTGTCATTCATATACTACATACGTTAGCTGTCTATTTATTATGATGTTATACATATAAACTAGTTAGCGTTAATTATTAGAAATAATAAAATAACTTAAATATAAATATTCATGAAATACATTTTAATTTGTTTATTCTTTTTTTTTAATTTATTTCTTTCGGTAGGACAGGTAAAAGTTGGTGACAATGGAATTGGATTCTATCATGCAGCTATTAATCCGCAATATTCGTTGATTGACACTAGTTCAGATGATCCCGATTTTACTATAATTGATTTAGATTTAAATGGAGATAGTATAAATGATATTTCATTGGGTACCAAATGGGAGTGGGTTCCTATTCCTCACTCAGGTGGTTTTTATTTTGTTAAATGGGGCCAATTGTTTTTAAA is part of the Bacteroidia bacterium genome and harbors:
- a CDS encoding aryl-sulfate sulfotransferase; its protein translation is MKSISFFILVFCLSVINLFAQPTIGLIQNSGGTSDGYTLFSPTAYTQSYLIDNCGKLVHEWSGSHNTGLATYLSYNGNLIRTGLVPGSYYAVGGKGGAIEIIDWNDSIIWSYQYYAATYCLHHDICELPNGNILALAWERKTTTAATNSGRDPALLSGDLWSEKIIEIQPTFPSGGNIVWEWHLWDHLVQNYSSTKPNYGVIEDHPELLNLNYLGTGLNYTEWQHFNSIDYNAEHDQILISSRYMCEIYIIDHSTTTAEAAGHTGGVSGKGGDFLYRWGNPEAYNRGTVADRKLFDQHCAKWITDFLLDSNKIIIFNNGVNRPGGNISSVDIMLPPKDSLGNYFIDTSNTFGPDTTDWTYTSAGMYAVRVSGAQRLNNGNTLITLGPQADIFEIDNNKNKIWEYIGPVDNNGPADQGTNLISNSFFKALRYNPDFPGFTGHDLTPELPIEVNPLPYECSTTNIKIINNKENNISVFPNPGSDKIYIKGLVTSYSYKIYDITGKILITGNSNNEQNINISKLTDGIYFIKINSDNIVETFKIIKNGN